The following coding sequences are from one Motacilla alba alba isolate MOTALB_02 chromosome 4, Motacilla_alba_V1.0_pri, whole genome shotgun sequence window:
- the PCM1 gene encoding pericentriolar material 1 protein isoform X9, whose protein sequence is MATGGGPFEEGMNDQDLPSWSNESLDDRLNNTDWGGQQKKANRSSEKNKKKLSGEGETRLTNDISPESSPGMERRKTRTSHSFPHARYMTQMSVPEQAELERLKQRINFSDLDQRSIGSDSQGRATAANNKRQLNENKKPFNFLSLQINTNKSKDPASGSQKKEGGVSAQCKELFGAALSKDFLQNCQASAQEDGRGEQAMDSSQIVSRLVQIRDYIAKASSMRDDLVEKNERSANVERLSHLIDDLKEQEKSYLKFLQKMLARENEEDDVRTVDSAVGSGSVGESTSLNIDVQSEASDTTEVSFSLSCRPRIEDKLGNSTAREQVTDIDVTPSPKGKSERAALNDREIWPCVINSQDHGLLSKARDPQQEAKEELENLKKQHDLLKRMLQQQEELKALQGRQAALLALQHKAEQAIAVLDDSVVTETTGSVSGVSLTSELNEELNDLIQRFHNQLHDSQTQSVPDNRRQAESLSLTREISQSRNSSMSEHQSDEKAQLFNKMRMLQGKKQKMDKLLGELHTLRDQHLNNSSFFPASSSPQRSVDQRSTTSAASGPVGIVTVVNGEPNSLASAPYPPDSLVSQNESEEDENLNPTEKLQKLNEVRKRLNELRELVHYYEQTSDMMTDAVNENTKEEEETEESESDSEHEDPQPVTNIRNPQGISSWSEINSNSNVQCGTNNRDGRHLNTDCEINNRSAANIRTLKMSSALDCHNRENDKHLDLPQGEDDEVEEDRVSEDSMSSHRSSLGDMAGDAEFEQKINRLIAAKQKLRQLQNLAAMVQDDDPEPQGAIANVSNIGDLLGEVEETKQQPNNVRVSSNKLKKDVRLNEKAREKFYEAKLQQQQRELKQLQEERRKLFEIQEKIQVLQKACPDLQLSAGLGNCPANRQTSQATSTPAMNECNTAGKPLFECDESLPVGNEQLWSEMRRHEILREELRQRRKQLEALMAEDQRRRELAETISTVAASVKSEGSEAQCTPQQSRTEKTMATWGGSTQCALEEENGDEDGYLSDGVGQAEEEEEDASSLNDSFSVYPNNNIPENAYFGKGNKDRWKNCRPLSADGNYRPVSKARQQQNINMRRQENFRWMSELSYVEEKERWQEQINQLKKQHEFSVSICQTLMQDQQTLSCLLQTLLTGPYSMMPNNVASSQIHLIMHQLNQCYTQLTWQQNNVQRLKQMLSDLMQQQEQQCQEKPSRKERGSSAPPPPSPVFCPFNYPPQPVNLFSVPGFTNFSSFAPGINCNPVFPSGFGDFAHSVSPRSSEQQEQQHPLDHNTSGKTEYMAFPKPFESSSSNGAEKQRRNHRQPEEELEKRSTWLDDSQEMKKDDQSQLNAGFAVSVQSIASGHKNQCDTKRRREFDEESLESFSSIPDPIDPTTVTKTFRSRKASAQASLASKDKTPKSKNKRKSSSQLKGRIKNAGYESASASSVCEPCKNNKSRHSDDIVHAKVFSKRNQEQLEKIIKYSRSTEMSSAHARRILQQSNRNACIEAPETGSDLSMFEALRDTIYSEVATLISQNESRPHFLIELFHELQLLNTDYLRQRALYALQDIVTRHLCEKNEKGKCAKSLNSATWVASNSELTPSESLASTDDETFAKNFSTEACQDCEQPDADNGSTMSTSSNFEPFATDDLGSGTGECQSVPQSGDVSAVPCPRIDTQQLDRQIKAIMKEVIPFLKEHMDEVCSSQLLTSVRRMVLTLTQQNDESKEFVKFFHKQLGSILQDSLAKFAGRKLKDCGEDLLVEISEVLFNELAFFKLMQDLDNNSISVKQRCKRKIETTEVMQSYAKEAKKSLQVDVCSSVEDVDEDKDKDETETAKQVPDSEVCAGNKVPENIRSDASDQEEDEESESGPVAISLSKAETQALTNYGSGEDENEDEEIEFEEGPVDVQTSLQASSETTENEQTSNQELSKAKSSEILSSEQEPAKGEDVAAAVHHYLSVMENTPASIANTPESFITATVNTEGSSSSLAVNETQTSDTTSAENKSGASSESSMAGSPDTESPVLVNEYEPGSGNVSQKSDEDDFVKVEDLPLKLAVYSEAEIMKKMETEAQTKSLCDELLDGGGDQDQELVGDAQTLKEPETFGAQTA, encoded by the exons ATGGCAACAGGAGGTGGTCCCTTTGAAGAAGGCATGAACGATCAGGACTTGCCCAGCTGGAGCAATGAGAGCCTTGATGACCGGCTGAACAACACA GACTGGGGAGGTcaacagaagaaagcaaacagatcttcagagaaaaacaagaaaaagcttAGTGGGGAAGGTGAAACAAGACTTACTAATGACATATCTCCAGAATCTTCACCTGGAATGGAACGACGGAAGACCCGAACTTCTCATAGCTTTCCTCATGCTCGATACATGACTCAGATGTctgtcccagagcaggctgAACTAGAAAGGCTTAAACAAAGAATAAACTTCAGTGATCTGGATCAG AGAAGCATTGGAAGTGATTCTCAAGGCAGGGCAACGGCTGCTAATAACAAACGTCAacttaatgaaaacaaaaaaccattcAACTTCCTGTCACTACAGATTAACACTAACAAAAGCAAAGATCCTGCCTCAGGTTCCCAAAAAAAGGAAGGTGGGGTATCAGCGCAGTGTAAAGAGTTGTTTGGAGCTGCTCTAAGCAAGGATTTCTTGCAAAACTGTCAAGCGTCTGCTCAAGAAGATGGAAGGGGAGAACAAGCGATGGATAGTAGCCAG ATTGTGAGCAGACTAGTTCAGATTCGCGACTATATTGCTAAGGCCAGCTCCATGCGGGATGATCTtgtagagaaaaatgaaagatcGGCCAATGTTGAGCGTTTATCACACCTTATAGATGACCTTaaagagcaggagaaatccTATCTGAAATTTTTGCAAAAGATGCTT gctAGAGAAAATGAGGAGGATGATGTTCGGACTGTAGATTCAGCTGTGGGATCTGGTTCTGTAGGTGAGAGCACATCGCTAAACATTGATGTGCAGTCTGAGGCTTCAGATACCACG GAGGTATCTTTTAGTTTGAGTTGTCGGCCCCGCATTGAGGACAAACTAGGGAATTCAACTGCACGAGAACAGGTTACAGACATTGATGTTACACCAAGCCCTAAAGGGAAAAGTGAGAGAGCTGCTCTGAATGACAGGGAAATCTGGCCTTGTGTGATTAATAGCCAGGATCATGGATTGCTTTCAAAG GCCAGAGATCCTCAACAGGAAGCTAAAGAAGAGTTGGAGAACTTGAAGAAACAGCATGATTTATTGAAAAGGATGCTAcaacagcaggaggaattaAAGGCTCTTCAAGGAAGACAGGCAGCTCTTCTTGCTTTGCAGCATAAAGCAGAGCAAGCCATTGCTGTCCTGGATGATTCTG TTGTAACAGAAACTACAGGTAGTGTTTCGGGAGTGAGTCTTACATCAGAACTGAACGAAGAATTGAATGACCTAATTCAACGCTTTCACAACCAACTTCATGATTCTCAG ACACAGTCTGTGCCTGACAACAGAAGGCAAGCAGAAAGCCTTTCACTTACCAGAGAGATTTCACAAAGCAGAAACTCTTCAATGTCTGAACACCAGTCAGATGAGAAGGCACAGCTTTTTAACAAGATGCGAATGTTGCAGGGTAAAAAGCAAAAGATGGACAAACTATTAGGAGAACTTCATACACTTCGTGACCAACATCTAAATAACTCTTCCT ttTTTCCTGCTTCAAGTTCTCCTCAAAGGAGTGTTGATCAAAGAAGTACTacttcagctgcttctggtCCTGTAGGCATAGTAACTGTTGTCAATGGTGAACCAAATAGTCTGGCGTCTGCTCCTTATCCTCCTGATTCCCTGGTTTCTCAAAATGAGAGTGAAGAGGATGAAAATCTAAATCCAACAGAAAAACTTCA gaaGCTAAATGAAGTTCGTAAGAGACTGAATGAGTTACGTGAGTTAGTTCACTACTATGAGCAGACATCTGATATGATGACAGATGCTGTGAATGAAAACActaaggaggaggaagaaacagaagaatcaGAAAGTGATTCTGAACATGAGGATCCACAGCCTGTTACAAATATTAG AAACCCTCAAGGAATCAGTAGTTGGAGTGAAATAAATAGCAATTCAAATGTACAGTGTGGAACTAATAACAGAGATGGAAGACATCTTAATACAGACTGTGAAATAAACAACCGATCTGCTGCTAATATAAGGACTCTAAAAATGTCTTCTGCTTTAG ACTGTCATAATAGAGAGAATGACAAACACCTCGATCTACCCCAAGGTGAAGATGATGAAGTGGAAGAAGATCGGGTTAGTGAAGATTCCATGTCTAGTCACAGAAGCAGCCTGGGTGATATGGCTGGAGATGCCGAGTTTGAGCAGAAGATCAATAGGCTTATAGCTGCAAAACAGAAGCTTAGACAGTTACAAAACCTTGCTGCTATGGTGCAG GATGATGATCCAGAACCTCAAGGAGCAATTGCAAATGTGTCTAATATTGGTGACTTGTTGGGTGAAGTGGAAGAGACAAAGCAGCAACCAAACAATGTCCGAGTAAGTTCcaacaagttaaaaaaagatGTGCGACTGAATGAGAAAGCAAG AGAGAAGTTCTATGAAGCTaaacttcagcagcagcaacgGGAGCTTAAGCAGttacaagaagaaagaagaaaactgtttgaaatacaggaaaaaattcaAGTGTTACAGAAAGCTTGTCCTGACCTTCAA ttGTCCGCTGGCCTGGGTAACTGCCCAGCAAATAGACAGACTTCACAAGCAACATCAACTCCAGCCATGAATGAGTGTAACACAGCTGGCAAGCCTTTATTTGAGTGTGATGAATCATTACCAGTAGGCAATGAG CAGTTATGGTCTGAGATGAGAAGACATGAGATTTTAAGAGAAGAATTGCGACAGAGAAGAAAGCAACTTGAAGCTTTAATGGCTGAAGATCAGAGAAGGAGAGAGCTCGCAGAAACAATATCTACTGTTGCTGCATCTGTTAAAAGTGAAGGGTCAGAAGCTCAGTGTactccacagcagagcagaactgAAAA GACCATGGCTACCTGGGGAGGTTCTACCCAGTGTGCCctagaggaagaaaatggagaCGAAGATGGTTATCTCTCTGATGGAGTTGGTCaggcagaagaagaagaagaagatgcaTCAAGTTTGAATGACAGTTTTTCTGTTTATCCCAATAACAACATACCAGAAAATGCCTATTTTGGTAAAGGAAACAAAGATAG GTGGAAAAACTGCCGTCCCCTTTCAGCAGATGGAAATTATCGTCCAGTGTCTAAGGCCAGGCAacagcaaaatataaatatgcgACGTCAGGAAAATTTTCGATGGATGTCTGAGCTTTCCTATGTGGAAGAAAAGGAACGATGGCAAGAGCAGATCAATCAGTTGAAGAAACAGCATGAATTTAGTGTCAGCATTTGTCAAACTTTGATGCAGGATCAGCAG acCCTCTCTTGCCTTCTGCAGACTTTGCTCACAGGCCCCTACAGCATGATGCCCAATAATGTTGCATCTTCACAAATACATCTCATTATGCATCAGTTAAACCAGTGTTACACTCAACTGACTTGGCAGCAGAATAATGTCCAAAG GTTGAAACAAATGTTAAGTGATCTTATGCAGCAGCAAGAACAACAGTGTCAAGAGAAACCATCAAGAAAGGAGAGAGGCAGTAGTGCACCACCACCTCCATCTCCTGTTTTCTGTCCATTCAACTACCCTCCACAACCTGTGAATCTCTTTAGTGTTCCAGGATTTActaatttttcctcctttgctccag GTATTAACTGTAATCCAGTGTTTCCATCTGGTTTTGGAGATTTTGCACATAGTGTTTCTCCGCGAagcagtgagcagcaggagcaacaACATCCTCTAGATCATAATACTTCTGGGAAAACTGAGTATATGGCATTCCCCAAACCCTTTGAAAGCAGTTCCTCTAACggagcagaaaaacaaag aaggAATCATAGACAACCGGAAGAAGAATTGGAAAAAAGATCAACTTGGCTTGATGATAGCcaagaaatgaagaaagatgATCAGTCTCAGCTGAATGCAGGTTTTGCAGTTTCAGTACAAAGCATTGCTTCTGGTCATAAAAATCAGTGTGATACGAAGCGAAGAAGAGAGTTTGATGAAGAGTCTTTGGAGAGTTTCAGTAGCATACCTGATCCAATAGACCCAACTACTGTGACAAAGACATTTAGATCTAGAAAAGCATCAGCGCAAGCAAGCCTGGCATCAAAAGATAAAACGCCCAAATCAAAGAATAAGAGGAAGAGTTCTTCTCAGCTAAAAGGCAGAATTAAAAATGCTG GTTATGAAAGTGCAAGTGCTTCTAGTGTGTGTGAGCCCTGCAAGAACAATAAAAGCAGACACTCTGATGACATTGTTCATGCAAAGGTGTTCAGCAAAAGGAATCAGGAacaattggaaaaaataattaaatacagTAGATCTACAGAAATGTCTTCAG CGCATGCTAGGAGAATTCTGCAGCAGTCTAACAGAAATGCATGCATTGAAGCGCCAG aaactGGTAGTGATCTTTCTATGTTTGAAGCTTTGCGAGACACAATTTACTCTGAAGTGGCAACTCTTATTTCTCAAAATGAGTCTCGTCCCCACTTTCTTATTGAACTTTTCCATGAGCTTCAGCTGCTAAATACAGATTATCTGAGGCAAAGGGCTCTATATGCTTTACAG GATATAGTGACCAGACATTTatgtgagaaaaatgaaaaagggaagTGTGCAAAATCACTGAATTCTGCAACATGGGTGGCATCAAATTCTGAACTCACTCCTAGTGAAAGCCTTGCCTCTACAGATGAT GAAACTTTTGCCAAGAACTTTTCTACAGAAGCATGTCAAGATTGTGAACAACCTGATGCAGACAATGGCAGTACTATGTCTACTTCTTCGAATTTTGAACCCTTTGCTACTGATGACCTTG gTTCAGGAACTGGTGAATGTCAGTCTGTGCCACAGTCAGGTGATGTTTCTGCAGTTCCATGTCCTCGTATAGATACTCAGCAGCTTGACCGGCAGATTAAAGCAATTATGAAAGAGGTCATCCCTTTTCTGAAG GAACACATGGATGAAGTATGCTCTTCTCAATTACTGACATCAGTAAGACGTATGGTCTTGACTCTTACTCAGCAAAATGATGAAAGTAAAGAATTTGTGAAGTTCTTTCATAAACAGCTTGGCAGTATACTTCAG GATTCACTGGCAAAATTTGCTGGTAGAAAATTAAAAGATTGTGGGGAGGATCTTCTTGTGGAGATCTCTGAAGTGTTATTCAATGAATTAGCCTTTTTTAAACTCATGCAAGACTTGGACAACAACAGTATTTCTGTAAAGCAGAGATGTAAACGAAAAATAGAAACCACTGAAGTAATGCAGTCTTATGCTAaagag GCAAAAAAAAGTCTCCAGGTGGATGTTTGTTCTTCTGTTGAAGATGTCGATGAGGACAAA GACAAGGATGAGACTGAAACTGCTAAACAGGTTCCGGACTCAGAAGTGTGTGCTGGTAACAAAGTGCCTGAAAATATTAGATCTGATGCATCTGATcaagaggaagatgaggaaagTGAAAGTGGTCCAGTGGCAATAA GTTTATCAAAAGCAGAAACCCAAGCTCTGACTAACTATGGCAGTGGAGAAGATGAGAATGAGGATGAAGAAATAGAATTTGAGGAGGGACCTGTTGATGTGCAAACATCACTACAAGCCAGCAGTGAAACAACTGAAAATGAGCAG ACTTCAAATCAAGAGTTGAGTAAGGCAAAAAGCAGTGAGATTTTGTCATCAGAACAAGAACCTGCTAAAG GTGAAgatgtggctgcagctgtgcatcATTACCTCAGTGTCATGGAGAATACACCAGCTTCAATAGCCAATACCCCAGAATCCTTTATAACAGCCACTGTGAATACTGAAGGATCAAGCTCATCTTTGGCAGTGAATGAAACTCAAACATCAGATACCAcatctgcagaaaacaaatctgGTGCAAGTTCTGAAAGCTCCATGGCTGGCAGCCCTGATACAGAGTCACCTGTGCTAGTGAACGAATAT GAACCTGGTTCTGGAAATGTAAGTCAAAAATCTGATGAAGATGACTTTGTGAAAGTTGAAGACTTGCCCCTCAAACTTGCTGTGTATTCAGAG gcagaaataatgaagaaaatggaaacagaggCCCAAACCAAGAGTTTGTGTGATGAATTACTGGATGGAGGTGGAGATCAAGATCAAGAATTAGTCGGAGATGCCCAAACTTTGAAAGAacctg